A single region of the Hyphomicrobiales bacterium genome encodes:
- the rplC gene encoding 50S ribosomal subunit protein L3 has translation MRSGVIAQKVGMTRVFTDAGEHVPVTVLKLDSCQVVAHRTVDTNGYTALQIGIGKAKVKNVSKAERGRFAVATVEPKKKLAEFRVDPEHIIPVGSEITADHFVVGQFVDVTGTTTGKGFAGGMKRWNFGGLRASHGVSVSHRSIGSTGGRQDPGKTFKNKKMPGHLGVERVTTQNLRIVQTDVERGLILVEGAVPGVSGGWILVRDAVKRKLPKEAPLPGAFREPKSAAVPAQAEGQENA, from the coding sequence ATGCGCTCAGGCGTGATCGCACAAAAAGTTGGGATGACACGCGTCTTTACGGACGCGGGTGAGCACGTCCCTGTTACGGTTCTGAAGCTCGACAGCTGCCAGGTTGTTGCGCACCGGACCGTCGATACGAATGGCTACACCGCTCTCCAGATCGGCATCGGCAAGGCCAAGGTAAAGAATGTCTCGAAGGCCGAGCGCGGTCGTTTCGCGGTCGCCACTGTCGAGCCCAAGAAGAAGCTCGCCGAGTTTCGCGTCGATCCCGAGCACATCATTCCGGTGGGCTCGGAGATCACGGCTGATCACTTCGTGGTCGGTCAGTTCGTCGACGTGACGGGCACGACGACCGGTAAGGGCTTCGCCGGCGGCATGAAGCGCTGGAACTTTGGCGGTCTGCGGGCCAGCCATGGTGTTTCGGTCTCGCATCGCTCGATCGGCTCGACCGGTGGTCGCCAGGATCCCGGCAAGACGTTCAAGAACAAGAAGATGCCCGGGCATCTCGGTGTTGAGCGCGTGACCACGCAGAACCTGCGCATCGTGCAGACGGACGTGGAACGCGGGCTCATTCTCGTTGAGGGTGCTGTGCCGGGTGTGTCTGGCGGCTGGATTCTGGTACGTGACGCGGTGAAGCGTAAGTTGCCGAAGGAAGCGCCGCTTCCCGGGGCGTTCCGCGAGCCGAAGTCCGCGGCTGTTCCGGCGCAGGCCGAGGGACAGGAGAACGCGTGA
- the rpsJ gene encoding 30S ribosomal subunit protein S10, translated as MTNQNIRIRLQAFDHDALDASAREIVSTAKRTGAQVRGPIPLPTRIEKFTVNRSPHIDKKSREQFEMRTHKRVLDIVEPTPQTVDALMKLDLASGVEVEIKL; from the coding sequence ATGACTAACCAGAATATCCGTATCCGCCTCCAGGCGTTCGACCACGATGCTCTCGACGCTTCGGCGCGGGAGATTGTGTCGACCGCGAAGCGGACGGGGGCGCAGGTGCGGGGGCCGATTCCTTTGCCGACGCGTATTGAGAAATTCACGGTGAACCGTTCGCCGCACATCGACAAGAAGTCGCGCGAGCAGTTCGAGATGCGTACCCATAAGCGCGTTCTCGACATCGTTGAGCCGACGCCGCAGACAGTCGATGCTCTTATGAAGCTCGACCTCGCCTCCGGCGTTGAAGTCGAAATTAAGCTCTGA
- the rplD gene encoding 50S ribosomal protein L4 — MKLDVTTLDGSAAGTIDLDETIFGLEPRVDLIHRYVRWQLAKRQAGTHKSLGRAEIARTGKKLYRQKGTGNARHGAARAPQFRGGGKAFGPVVRDHAHDLPKKVRALALRHALSAKAKDGAIVVLDKASVAEPKTKALKASFGKLGFASVLVVDGAELETNFRLAARNIPNVDVLPVQGINVYDILRREKLVLTKAAIDALEARFK, encoded by the coding sequence ATGAAACTCGATGTGACCACGCTCGACGGCTCGGCTGCCGGCACGATCGATCTCGATGAGACGATCTTCGGTCTTGAGCCGCGCGTCGATCTTATTCATCGCTACGTGCGCTGGCAGCTCGCCAAGCGGCAGGCCGGGACTCACAAGTCCCTCGGCCGCGCCGAAATCGCTCGCACGGGCAAGAAGCTGTACCGCCAGAAGGGTACCGGCAACGCCCGCCACGGAGCGGCCCGCGCTCCGCAGTTCCGCGGCGGTGGCAAGGCCTTCGGTCCGGTCGTCCGCGATCATGCGCATGATCTGCCCAAGAAGGTGCGTGCCCTGGCGCTGCGCCACGCTCTTTCGGCGAAGGCCAAGGACGGTGCGATCGTCGTGCTCGACAAGGCCAGCGTCGCTGAGCCCAAGACCAAGGCCTTGAAGGCGAGCTTCGGTAAGCTCGGTTTCGCGAGCGTACTGGTTGTGGACGGTGCCGAGCTGGAGACGAACTTCCGCCTCGCGGCCCGCAACATCCCGAATGTTGATGTGCTGCCGGTGCAGGGCATCAACGTTTACGACATCCTGCGGCGCGAAAAGCTCGTCCTGACGAAGGCCGCCATCGACGCGTTGGAGGCGCGCTTCAAATGA